One window of Triticum dicoccoides isolate Atlit2015 ecotype Zavitan chromosome 5A, WEW_v2.0, whole genome shotgun sequence genomic DNA carries:
- the LOC119300065 gene encoding PRA1 family protein E-like produces MRNSGATAASAPPAATMHGSYAAPPASSAGYAKIPTYPPVPPAASASAPAPIQDPTAPPSSLAKAAELVTRFREQGQALIAARRPWGEVFRSPAFSKPPNVGEAVSRMRRNTAYFRANYALAVLAVVAASLFWHPGTLFALLALCAAWFFLYFARPAEGAQPLRIFGTEFDDGTVLALLSGVTVIAMLFTDVGWNVVGSVMIGLALAGAHAALRSTDDLFLTEQEAAGNGLVAAGFSAAGPILPTYVRIG; encoded by the exons ATGCGCAACTCCggcgccaccgccgcctcggccCCTCCGGCCGCCACCATGCACGGCTcctacgccgcgccgcccgcctcctccgCCGGCTACGCCAAGATCCCCACCTACCC CCCCGTCCCGCCCGCGGCTTCCGCCTCCGCCCCGGCCCCGATCCAGGACCCCACGGCGCCGCCCTCCTCGCTCGCCAAGGCGGCCGAGCTCGTCACGCGGTTCCGGGAGCAGGGCCAGGCGCTcatcgccgcgcgccgcccctgggGGGAGGTCTTCCGCTCCCCCGCCTTCTCCAAGCCGCCCAACGTCGGCGAGGCCGTCTCCCGGATGCGCCGCAACACGGCCTACTTCCGCGCCAACTACGCGCTCGCCgtcctcgccgtcgtcgccgcctcgCTCTTCTGGCACCCGGGCACCCTCTTCGCGCTCCTCGCGCTCTGCGCCGCCTGGTTCTTCCTCTACTTCGCGCGCCCCGCCGAGGGCGCCCAGCCGCTCCGGATCTTCGGCACCGAGTTCGACGACGGCACCGTCCTCGCCCTGCTCTCCGGGGTCACCGTCATCGCCATGCTCTTCACCGACGTCGGGTGGAACGTCGTCGGCTCGGTCATGATCGGGCTCGCCCTCGCGGGCGCGCACGCCGCGCTCAGGTCCACCGACGACCTCTTCCTGACCGAGCAGGAGGCGGCCGGCAATGGGCTGGTTGCCGCAGGCTTCAGCGCTGCTGGACCCATCTTGCCCACCTATGTCCGCATTGGTTGA